Proteins encoded together in one Porites lutea chromosome 2, jaPorLute2.1, whole genome shotgun sequence window:
- the LOC140926179 gene encoding uncharacterized protein produces the protein MNAGIRNHRNTSNKPLSQCNVDSVRINSSLVEQKYSFYSQQLLESDCSNTKTERSQDKTKPKENSMKVPLYIAIYALLITLCSMKSNNSSNKTPEKKCTQQTSFGSCGQSACCSSPGIPGIPGIPGPAGLPGNRGPEGPTGPRGNTGDKGSRGKQGPKGDTGPSGSTGLPGGKGEPGIPGRPGPAGLSGKQGPKGTRGQTGNKGDTGPSGPAGQAGSKGKPGARGIQGPQGTPGSASALRSNWKQCVFKSINDDRDTGLIKECIFKKTSDNTALRVFWNGDFRVTNCHACCHRWYFTFNGAECSSPAAIDGVFLVYYSTNAKKNPHRPRHIEGICEKLHKGTVRVGFWVGKCGLGYKTGDAYTGWNSVSKIYIEEVAPPQS, from the exons ATGAACGCAGGAATTCGAAATCACAGAAATACATCAAACAAGCCGCTTTCTCAG TGTAATGTTGATTCAGTACGGATAAATAGCTCTTTGGTGGAGCAGAAATATTCATTTTACTCTCAGCAGCTCCTAGAATCAGACTGCAGCAACACTAAAACTGAAAG GTCCCAAGATAAAACGAAGCCCAAAGAGAACAGTATGAAAGTACCACTGTACATCGCGATTTATGCACTGTTGATTACTTTGTGTTCCATGAAaagcaacaacagcagcaacaaaacCCCTGAGAAAAAG TGTACCCAACAGACGTCATTTGGGTCATGTGGTCAGAGTGCATGCTGCTCCTCACCAGGAATTCCAGGGATCCCAGGAATCCCTGGACCCGCGGGATTACCCGGCAATCGTGGACCTGAAGGACCCACGGGCCCAAGAGGAAACACAGGTGATAAAGGATCTCGTGGGAAGCAAGGACCTAAAGGAGATACAGGACCCTCTGGTTCGACGGGTCTACCAGGAGGCAAAGGTGAACCGGGCATCCCAGGACGCCCTGGACCCGCAGGACTATCCGGCAAACAAGGACCTAAAGGAACAAGGGGACAAACAGGAAACAAAGGAGACACAGGACCCTCGGGACCAGCGGGTCAAGCAGGAAGCAAAGGTAAACCAGGTGCTCGTGGTATCCAAGGTCCCCAGGGAACTCCTGGTTCTGCAAGTGCATTGCGAAGTAATTGGAAACAGTGTGTATTTAAGAGTATTAATGATGACAGAGACACTGGTTTGATCAAG GAAtgtattttcaagaaaacatcCGACAATACAGCCTTGCGAGTCTTCTGGAATGGGGATTTCCGTGTCACTAACTGCCACGCCTGCTGCCATCGGTGGTACTTTACCTTCAATGGTGCAGAATGCTCGTCCCCGGCAGCCATTGATGGTGTATTTTTAGTGTATTATAGCACTAACGCGAAAAAGAATCCACATCGCCCACGTCACATTGAAGGAATCTGCGAGAAACTCCATAAGGGCACGGTCCGCGTGGGATTCTGGGTCGGTAAGTGTGGTCTTGGTTACAAAACTGGCGACGCGTATACAGGCTGGAACTCAGTCTCCAAGATCTACATAGAAGAGGTGGCTCCCCCACAGTCGTAA